GGCGGAATTGTCCCCGGTCAACATGATCGTCCTCTTGATGCCGGTTTTCTTGAGTTGCGAGACGACGGTCGGGATGACTTCCCGGATCTCGTCGGCTACTGCAATGATTCCCAAAAACCTGTGCCAGGTACCGATGATCATGGCCGTCTTACCTTCATTTTGAAGGGTAGACACACGCTGCGACACGTCGTTCAATTGAAGCCCAAGTTCTTCGAATAGTTTCATGTTACCAATGTAGTAGGTCTCGCCGTCCATGATACCCCGAACACCTCGTCCAGTCAGCGCTGTGACGTCCTCGGCTGCTTGAATCCGAATGGATTGCTTTTCACCCGCTTGAACGATGGCTTTGGCCAGCGGATGTTCGGACCTTATTTCCAGATTGCTGGCTATCTGAAGCAAGTTCGTTTCAGTGATTCCATCAAAGCAGTCCTGTAATGAAGCAATTTGAGGTTTGCTAGATTAAAAAACCTCCTGGTATCGTGAGAGTTGACGAGACCATCACGAAATCACAGGAGGGTGAAGCAATAATGGCAAAGAATGTGAATGCTAAGATTCAGCGCATCACGGAGGGAACACTTGTTGTCGGTGTTGACATCGCCAAGCATACGCATGTGGCAAGAAGCGTTGATTGGCGAGGCATCGAGCTTGGCAAGCCCCTCACCTTCGAGAATACCAGGACTGGGCTTGAGAATCTAGAGAAATGGTTGGAAGAGTTGAAGCGTTCTCACAGCAAGGACGATGTGTTAATAGGCATGGAGCCAACGGGCCATTATTGGATGGCGCTCGCTCAGTATCTGCGAGAACGTGGTATTCGGGTGGTTCACGTGAATCCGTCACACGTCAAGAAGAGTAAGGAACTGGATGACAACTCACCGACGAAGAATGACGTCAAGGATGCGCTCACCATTGCCCGTCTGGTCAAAGACGGTCGTTACGCGGAGCCTATCATTCCAACCGATGTGTACGCCGAACTGCGGACTGGCATGAACCAACGAGAGCGCCTCATGGAGGATACGCAGCGAGTCAGGGGACGTATCCATAACTGGCTGGATCGATTCTTCCCGGAGTTCGTGCCGAGCGTGTTCAGTGACTGGGGTGGCAAAGCTGCACTGGCCGTATTGCATAAAATATGGCTGCCTGTGGATATCTCCAGTATGGCACCAGAGGATGTTGTCCACATGTGGAGGGAGGCGGATATCAAGCGCGGTGTGGGGTTAAAGGCGGCAAAGAAGCTTATCAATGCCGCACAGGGCTCCATCGGGCTGCGAGAAGGGTTGACTATGGCACGTCAGGAACTGCAGATCCTGTTGAGTCAATACGACCTGATTCAAGAACAATTGGACCAGTTGGAGGGACAGATTGCCGAACTATTGGCGAAGATTCCAGGAGCGCCGCAAATGTTGAGAATACCCGGTCTCGGGTTATCCACAGTCGCCGGATTCCTGGCCGAAGTCGGAAACCTGTCGTTATTCACAAGCTGGCACCAGATTCGCAAGTTGGCTGGGCTTAACCTGAAAGAAGACAGTTCCGGCCTGCATAAGGGCCAGACGGTCATCAGTAAGCGAGGTAGAGCACGACTGCGAGCATTGCTCTATCGAGGCGTATTTTTCCTGGTCGCAACGAACTCAGAGTTCAAGCTGCTGCACCAGCACTACAAAAAGCGTGTGGATAACCCGCTCAAGCCAAAACAGTCGCTCGTTGCTCTCTGTGGAAAACTGATACGTATTCTGTACACGATAGGTACACGGCATGTGGATTACGATCCCATCCGAGCCCTTGGGCCGGCCTACAAGACGCTCACGAACCAGGTTGCTTGATTCATAGGACTGACCGTCGTTTCACTTACAACGTCGCACGAGAATGCTTGTATTTGACAAACGTATAGCACGGAGAAGCCGGCAGACATTCTCTCCATTCGGGCATCGACCCTGTATCTAAGCTTAGCTGGCCTCCACCCTTTCGATAGGTCGTACGAAGGACTGCTGAGGGCATTAGACCCTGTGAGACATGAGAGGGTAAACCACGAAAGACATTGGTGGAGATCCATAGGGTGCGTACCATAAATTTCAAGGCGGCATTGACCGTCTGGTTCAACACGCCCTCATACAGATCAAATCGTTCTCATGGACAATTCTGCAGTTCGAGTATGAAATGGTCAAATGTGAAATCACGCGATTGAGTGAGAAAACGAGAGAAAAACGTACTTTTATTGAGAGAGGGAATGACATCCGTAACGATTGGACGACCCTTTGTGAGGGTTCCTGTTTTATCAAACGCTATAGCCTTGAGAGAACCCGCTTGTTCCAGGTAGATTCCGCCTTTAATCAGAACCCCGTTCCGGGCCGCACTACTGATGGCACTGACAATGGCCACCGGAGTGGAGACCACGAGCGCACACGGGCAAGACACCACAAGAAGGGCAAGTCCTCGGTAAATCCACGGCCCCCAGGGGTATCCCATGACCAGCGGCGGAAGGAAGACAATGAATACGGCCAACGTCAAGACAATGGGGGTGTAGATGGCCGCAAAACGATCCACGAACGCTTGTGAAGGCGCACGTTTCGTTTGCGCTTCTTCGACCAAATGAATGATTTTTGCGATGGTCGTATCTTCTACACGCTTGGTGACTTCAATTTCCAGGGAGCCATTGGTATTGAGCGTCCCGGCAAATACTTCGGCTCCGGGTCCCTTATCGGCGGGTACAGATTCCCCGGTGATGGCCGCCTCGTTGATCGCCGATTCACCCTTTATGATTAGGCCGTCCATAGCAATCTTCTCACCGGGGCGAATAATCAAGGTATCTCCAATTTCCACTTCATCGACGGGAACTTCCATCTCGACAGGTAAAGCAAATTCTCCCACGGGCCGCCGTATCCTGGCCACCTTCGGTGCAATATCCATCAAATCCCGGATGGATTTACGAGCCTTTTCCATACTCCAGGCTTCCAGAAGTTCTGAGACGGAGTAAAGAAAGGCAACGGTGGCTCCTTCTTCCCATTTTCCAATCGCCATCGCCCCGATGATGGCCGTGGTCATCAACACACTCATATTGAAATCGAGCTTGGGAAGAGCGTACCAAGCTTTGCGAGCATTTCCCCATCCGCCACTGACGATGGCTATCAGGTAGAGGGGAAGGAGCACGCTCTCTGGAGCATGAAGATGTTGAGACAGAAAGGCAACGAGAAGCACTACGCCGGAAATAATCGTGCGAATCAATTCCCAGTCTACATGCCGCTCACTGCGACCTTGCTGTGCTTGTGTTGCACCTTCCGGTACAATCCGGTAATTCTCTTTCTTAGCCTCCTGAAGAACCTGTTCAATCGTTACTTCACCTTCAATTGTAATTTTACCAGCAGTGGGATTGAGAACCGCCCTGGCCACGCCAGGAAGAGCCGCTACATTCTTCTCGAACTTGGCGGCGCAGTCCAGTCAGGTGATTCCTTCCACTCGGAACACCGTCTTTTTCAGTCTTGTCGTAACTTCCGTAGCAGTCACTTGGTATCCCTCCCTTCCACAAATGACATACTGTCTAATGTTTCCCGGATAAAGCCTTTGATATGGGGGTTTGCCAGCCGGTAATAAACCAACTTCCCATTCTTTCGGTATTTGGCAAGCCCCATATGGTGTAAGAGCCGTAGATGGTACGATGCTGTGGCTTTACTGCTCCCAATCACAGCAGCCACATCACACACACAAAGTTCCGCTTCACTGAGCGCATAGACAATCTTGGCTCGTGTATCATCGGCCAAGGCTTTGAATATGAAGACAATGTTGCTCACCTGATCCAGGTGTGGCTTGATACGATTAACCACCTCGGTATTTATACAATCCACTTGACAAACGGGGACGTCGTGTTCGAATCGTTCTGAAGTAGGTACTTTTTTCAAATGGCACACCTCATCATTCAAACATTCACTTGATCGTTATACCATCATCATATACGTAGGATGTCTTTTCTGCAATAGCCTTGCGATTCGGAAATGGATTGAGGAGGATCCGAGTGGTAAGTCAGACCACAGTGTTTTTTAAATGTGCATTAGATGTAGAGATCGCCACCGTCATACGTGGACTATGTGCGGCAGTTTTATAACGGAAGGTGAGGCGGCTGGACGTTTATAATTCCAATCCGCTGAACCAAAACGACATTTACAGGAGGCAGTAGCCACAAAACCTGCTATGCAACCTTGATTGACTCACGAACCTCGGCTTGATTAAGATGCTTGAGAGGTCGTGATTGGTACGGGTTCCACCTGCTAATTCAACGATAGCAGCAAGAGCTTGTTCTAAAAGTCGCCCCCTTCTTACAACAAGAACTACCTTTTTAAGAGCATAACGAATACGCCTACCAGACAAATTGCCGCACCTATCCATTCACTCAAGTCAGGGAACCGCTTATCAATGAACCAGCCCCAGAGTACAGCCATTGTTATGAAAATCCCACCATAGGCGGCGTACGTCTTGCCAAACGAAAATTCTTGGCGAGTGGCAAGTACACCATACAAAATCATGATAACTGCACCGACAATTCCGACCCAAAGTGGCTTCCCATTTCTTAGCCATTGCCAAATAAGATACCCTCCGCCAATCTCGGCTAGACCTGCCAAAATAAACAAAAATATCGCTCTGATTATCATTTTGTATCTCCGATCCTTACCTACGTCAATACACGAATCCAGTTCATCTTGTTCCTGTACCATGCAAACAACAATGCCCTAAGTGCATTGTCAACAGCAATACTTGCCCATACGGCAGGAAGCCCCAATCCCAACTTCCAAGCGAATACGTACACCCCAAGTGTCCTCACAATCCATATTCCAATCGTCGTGACGATCATCGGGTACTTACTGTTCCCACCTGCCTGAATGGCCGCTGTATCAACTAAGACGGCTGCTAAAAATGGTTGCGATACGATATCAATCGCTAGGATGATGGTCAATAAATGGATAACTCGTTGATTATGCGTAAAAAGCAAACCAAACCAAGGGCTCGTTGCACATAAAATTGCTGTTACGGCTGTCATGAACACTGCCGATTGGATATAACTTGCCCTCCGATATGCAAGCGCATCAGACTCGTTTCCACTACCTATTGCCTGTCCAATCGTCGTTGTGGCAGCCGTGGCAAACCCGCCGCCAATTGTATATGCGAAAGTGGTGACCGTCCCCGCAATATTGTGTGTGGCATATACATCAACACCCATTCGTACGATCAGCCCAAAATAAATGACTTGACCTAGCCGCATAGAGAGTCGCTCAATCGCTGCGGGAATGGCAAATTTAATCATGCTGAAGACTAAGGTTTTACGGAATACAACATCCTTTCGGGTAAGCGCCAATGTTTCTACTTGACGGGACTTGATCCACAGCCGGACAGATGCATACACCCGAGCCAGAATCATCGCCCAGCCCGCACCGGCAATGCCCCATCCCGGAATCGGTCCAACCCCGAAGATAAGTACGTAGTCCAGGATGACATGCACTGCATTCATCTCTAACCCTACACGAAGCGGTGTTTTAGTGTCTCCGGTGGCCCGAAACGATGCCGACTGGGCGGTGAACAGTGCGATGAGCGGAGAAAGACCCAAGACTGTTCGGAAGTAAGGGAAAGCTGTCCGTTGAAGTTGTCCGTGTGCCCCCATGATGTGCAGTAATGGGGTAGCCAGGACGACGGAAATCACGCCCAATACAACTCCAATTGCAACAGCTATCACGAGTCCGTGCCAGACAGCTGATCGGCCACGTTCAATGTCTTTGGCCCCGATTGCCCGAGACAGGAATACGGACAAAGCGGCGGATATGGCAATGAACACGCCGATGAACGTCATGCTGTAAACGTTTGTTACACCAACCGCATCAATCGCAACCAGGCCTAATTTGGCTATGAAAAATGTGTCCACGACGCCGAGTAGGTTTTGCAAATACGCTTCTCCGATAGCCGGCCAGGCAATGGAGAACACTCGTTTGCTGGCAACAGATAAATTCAAGACCACATTCAACCCCATCTCCAAATGCTGTCTAAATATCCCGAAT
The Alicyclobacillus curvatus genome window above contains:
- a CDS encoding IS110 family transposase, producing the protein MAKNVNAKIQRITEGTLVVGVDIAKHTHVARSVDWRGIELGKPLTFENTRTGLENLEKWLEELKRSHSKDDVLIGMEPTGHYWMALAQYLRERGIRVVHVNPSHVKKSKELDDNSPTKNDVKDALTIARLVKDGRYAEPIIPTDVYAELRTGMNQRERLMEDTQRVRGRIHNWLDRFFPEFVPSVFSDWGGKAALAVLHKIWLPVDISSMAPEDVVHMWREADIKRGVGLKAAKKLINAAQGSIGLREGLTMARQELQILLSQYDLIQEQLDQLEGQIAELLAKIPGAPQMLRIPGLGLSTVAGFLAEVGNLSLFTSWHQIRKLAGLNLKEDSSGLHKGQTVISKRGRARLRALLYRGVFFLVATNSEFKLLHQHYKKRVDNPLKPKQSLVALCGKLIRILYTIGTRHVDYDPIRALGPAYKTLTNQVA
- a CDS encoding HAD-IC family P-type ATPase — protein: MARAVLNPTAGKITIEGEVTIEQVLQEAKKENYRIVPEGATQAQQGRSERHVDWELIRTIISGVVLLVAFLSQHLHAPESVLLPLYLIAIVSGGWGNARKAWYALPKLDFNMSVLMTTAIIGAMAIGKWEEGATVAFLYSVSELLEAWSMEKARKSIRDLMDIAPKVARIRRPVGEFALPVEMEVPVDEVEIGDTLIIRPGEKIAMDGLIIKGESAINEAAITGESVPADKGPGAEVFAGTLNTNGSLEIEVTKRVEDTTIAKIIHLVEEAQTKRAPSQAFVDRFAAIYTPIVLTLAVFIVFLPPLVMGYPWGPWIYRGLALLVVSCPCALVVSTPVAIVSAISSAARNGVLIKGGIYLEQAGSLKAIAFDKTGTLTKGRPIVTDVIPSLNKSTFFSRFLTQSRDFTFDHFILELQNCP
- a CDS encoding helix-turn-helix transcriptional regulator: MNDEVCHLKKVPTSERFEHDVPVCQVDCINTEVVNRIKPHLDQVSNIVFIFKALADDTRAKIVYALSEAELCVCDVAAVIGSSKATASYHLRLLHHMGLAKYRKNGKLVYYRLANPHIKGFIRETLDSMSFVEGRDTK
- a CDS encoding YnfA family protein: MIRAIFLFILAGLAEIGGGYLIWQWLRNGKPLWVGIVGAVIMILYGVLATRQEFSFGKTYAAYGGIFITMAVLWGWFIDKRFPDLSEWIGAAICLVGVFVMLLKR
- a CDS encoding MATE family efflux transporter; translated protein: MGLNVVLNLSVASKRVFSIAWPAIGEAYLQNLLGVVDTFFIAKLGLVAIDAVGVTNVYSMTFIGVFIAISAALSVFLSRAIGAKDIERGRSAVWHGLVIAVAIGVVLGVISVVLATPLLHIMGAHGQLQRTAFPYFRTVLGLSPLIALFTAQSASFRATGDTKTPLRVGLEMNAVHVILDYVLIFGVGPIPGWGIAGAGWAMILARVYASVRLWIKSRQVETLALTRKDVVFRKTLVFSMIKFAIPAAIERLSMRLGQVIYFGLIVRMGVDVYATHNIAGTVTTFAYTIGGGFATAATTTIGQAIGSGNESDALAYRRASYIQSAVFMTAVTAILCATSPWFGLLFTHNQRVIHLLTIILAIDIVSQPFLAAVLVDTAAIQAGGNSKYPMIVTTIGIWIVRTLGVYVFAWKLGLGLPAVWASIAVDNALRALLFAWYRNKMNWIRVLT